The following are encoded together in the Xanthobacter autotrophicus Py2 genome:
- a CDS encoding 2-amino-4-hydroxy-6-hydroxymethyldihydropteridine pyrophosphokinase (TIGRFAM: 2-amino-4-hydroxy-6-hydroxymethyldihydropteridine pyrophosphokinase~PFAM: 78-dihydro-6-hydroxymethylpterin-pyrophosphokinase HPPK~KEGG: mlo:mll0786 2-amino-4-hydroxy-6-hydroxymethyldihydropteridine pyrophosphokinase) yields the protein MTSRTAYLCLGSNVGDRAATMRLALGVLARAGLTIGARSSLYETPPWGPIPQGPYLNQVVEIQSPVPPRSLLFLALAVERMLGRDRPHEVRFGPRRIDIDILLFANETIAEPDLEIPHPRLLERAFALVPLTEIAPDIVVSGVRAADALAALDKSGIEKVAVA from the coding sequence GTGACCAGCCGCACCGCCTATCTGTGCCTGGGGTCCAACGTGGGCGACCGGGCCGCCACCATGAGGCTGGCGCTGGGTGTGCTGGCCCGCGCCGGCCTCACCATCGGCGCCCGCTCCTCGCTCTATGAGACGCCGCCCTGGGGGCCGATCCCGCAGGGGCCTTACCTCAATCAAGTGGTTGAAATCCAAAGCCCGGTGCCGCCCCGCAGCCTGCTGTTCCTGGCCCTTGCGGTGGAGCGCATGCTGGGGCGCGACCGGCCCCACGAGGTGCGCTTCGGGCCCCGCCGCATCGACATCGATATCCTGTTGTTCGCAAACGAGACGATCGCCGAGCCGGACCTGGAGATCCCGCATCCCCGCCTGCTTGAGCGCGCCTTCGCCCTGGTCCCCCTGACCGAGATCGCGCCGGACATCGTGGTCTCAGGGGTGCGCGCGGCGGATGCGCTGGCGGCGCTCGACAAGAGCGGCATCGAGAAGGTCGCAGTCGCTTGA
- a CDS encoding Dihydropteroate synthase (PFAM: dihydropteroate synthase DHPS~KEGG: cdf:CD1450 dihydropteroate synthase) produces MAKVVAEYDAAAVIMHNRTEVDESLDIVADMLDFFAKALDTADKAGVKRERLVLDPGIGFGKSFPQNLSAIRRLGELRVLGLPILLGASRKSLIGKVIDTVPAERLPGTIASNVIAIMAGVEIIRVHDVAAHVQAARVAEAIRDAS; encoded by the coding sequence ATGGCCAAAGTGGTGGCGGAGTACGACGCCGCCGCTGTCATCATGCATAACCGAACCGAAGTCGATGAATCCCTCGATATCGTCGCCGATATGCTGGACTTCTTCGCGAAAGCTCTCGATACGGCCGACAAGGCGGGCGTGAAGCGCGAGCGTCTGGTGCTCGACCCCGGCATCGGCTTCGGCAAGAGCTTCCCGCAGAACCTCTCCGCCATCCGCCGCCTCGGCGAGCTCCGCGTGCTGGGACTGCCGATCCTGCTCGGCGCGTCGCGCAAGTCCTTGATCGGAAAGGTGATTGATACCGTGCCGGCGGAACGCCTGCCGGGCACCATCGCCTCCAACGTCATCGCCATCATGGCCGGGGTGGAGATCATCCGGGTGCATGACGTAGCCGCCCATGTGCAGGCGGCGCGCGTCGCCGAGGCCATCCGGGACGCCTCGTGA
- a CDS encoding CsbD family protein (PFAM: CsbD family protein~KEGG: rpa:RPA4217 hypothetical protein), with product MNWDRIEGNWKQMTGNLKAQWGKLTDDDMTEINGNREILEGKLQERYGYAKDEVKRQVDTWSTNIRTM from the coding sequence ATGAACTGGGATCGCATTGAAGGCAACTGGAAGCAGATGACCGGCAATCTCAAGGCGCAGTGGGGCAAGCTCACTGACGACGACATGACCGAAATCAACGGCAACCGCGAGATCCTCGAAGGCAAGCTGCAGGAGCGCTACGGCTATGCCAAGGATGAGGTGAAGCGCCAGGTGGATACCTGGTCCACCAACATCCGCACCATGTGA